One window from the genome of Malus domestica chromosome 01, GDT2T_hap1 encodes:
- the LOC103455306 gene encoding uncharacterized protein has protein sequence MYVLNIEELKKDILDEAHISAYAMHPEGIVKYHGVPVSIISDRDPRFTSKFWVAFQEALSSRLLYSTTYHPQTDGQFERTIQTLEDILRSSVLQFGDACHKRLDWMEFAYNNTYHSSIRMSHFKALYGKSCRAPFCWSKVCERVLVGPEIIDETTQNIQVFLKLSLWKGDVRFGKKDPSHVIPHQPLEINPDLTYDEEPMTILDWKDKVLRNKTVCMVKVLWRNHLVEEAT, from the exons ATGTATGTGCTGAATATTGAAGAGTTAAAGAAAGATATTCTTGATGAAGCGCATATATCAGCCTATGCGATGCATCCTGAAG GGATTGTTAAATACCACGGGGTTCCAGTTAGTATTATTTCTGATCGGGATCCTAGGttcacttctaagttttgggtgGCATTTCAGGAAGCTCTTAGTTCGAGATTGCTTTATAGTACAACATATCATCCACAGACTGACGGGCAATTTGAGAGAACTATCCAGACACTAGAAGATATACTGAGATCTTCGGTACTGCAGTTTGGCGACGCTTGCCATAAGCGTTTGGATTGGATGGAGTTTGCCTATAATAACACCTACCATTCTAGCATCAGGATGTCACATTTCAAGGCACTATATGGTAAATCCTGTCGTGCACCTTTTTGTTGGTCAAAAGTTTGTGAGAGGGTGTTAGTGGGCCCAGAGATTATtgatgagactactcagaatattcag GTATTTTTGAAGCTATCTCTGTGGAAAGGCGATGTGCGGTTTGGTAAGAAAG ATCCATCACATGTGATACCTCATCAACCACTAGAAATTAATCCAGACTTGacatatgatgaggaaccaatgACGATCTTAGACTGGAAGGATAAGGTTCTGAGGAACAAAACTGTGTGCATGGTGAAAgttttgtggaggaaccacttAGTGGAGGAGGCTACTTAG